The following coding sequences are from one Candidatus Paceibacterota bacterium window:
- a CDS encoding autotransporter-associated beta strand repeat-containing protein, with amino-acid sequence MSAHQNLWGYARYWDPDASVTGNTTAGANLGGTGTWNTSAVNWWNGAAPGAEVAWDNTTRTPRDDAMIWNAGTITMGAGITARSVRLLGGGNVTLAGAQTLTMASGNTSHVDISAASGRTLTINPTVTIAGTERLYICEYTQGGKVVYTGPGTYSGGLYIWNGTFEINGDVPSGGGSPCGAYPASFDADNIMMTVNAVLRTTQTASGNSLVRANRGITITGWSTIDIATAGVLSVYEGVITMGANDLVKAGPGILALSGTTTGTKTIEIHEGTLRLRTSSERISDDQRVYLTTSGTLFDVAGYTETIGSLAGEIGSVVDMRGAGTGGAGTLRVNRDNTGTIMAGVIQGAGSTLIKQGTGFLRLAGPLPNTYSGAATIIEAGELMLDKTNGVTAIPMNVTLGDGVGTDQLSLWSHNQIADSSVVSIAGPSSGNSGKFNLGGYNETIEGVSASESFAVIQNAEAPATALGTSTLTVHNAGDHTFAGIIRDHASGAASPLALAKEDTGTFTLTGPNNTYSGITAVKAGTLTLDNGSIGTGDATVEAGAILRGKGTMGGNLIVKSGGLLAPGLLATGQEYGSLTDLNNGNVTLEAGSMTGVDIDRAYAHDQVRGIGTMTQGGTLYVTNRGATLQANDQWPLFVASSYSGAPFAAIVPAMPVAGDPDLVWDTELLRTNGILRVHHVPFATNIVVLRSTNTTWKIPVSKLFPNPDPLDGETVVMKSFDHTSANGGRIASYPSHPGYLFYYPANNNNDVFNYTVVDSRGAERSKSISVIITDWYGQSQTPAVPPSGPVTVQFQGVPGAAYEVQRATAADFSGAIRSWFITPAMNPGGKFHIEDDFSDLGSRPSAAFYRLKYSQ; translated from the coding sequence TTGTCTGCTCACCAGAACTTGTGGGGTTACGCCAGGTATTGGGACCCGGACGCAAGTGTCACCGGCAACACGACCGCCGGCGCGAACTTGGGCGGCACCGGCACGTGGAATACGAGCGCCGTCAACTGGTGGAATGGAGCTGCGCCCGGGGCGGAAGTCGCCTGGGACAACACGACCCGCACCCCGCGGGACGATGCGATGATTTGGAATGCCGGCACCATCACCATGGGTGCGGGCATCACCGCGCGGTCGGTTAGACTCCTTGGGGGCGGGAATGTTACGCTCGCAGGCGCGCAGACATTGACCATGGCCTCGGGCAACACGAGTCACGTTGATATCAGCGCTGCGTCCGGTCGCACCCTCACTATAAACCCAACAGTCACGATTGCCGGCACCGAGCGGCTTTACATTTGCGAGTACACTCAAGGCGGCAAAGTAGTTTACACCGGGCCCGGCACCTACAGCGGCGGCCTCTACATCTGGAACGGAACGTTTGAGATCAACGGCGATGTGCCTTCCGGCGGTGGCAGTCCTTGCGGGGCTTATCCAGCCAGCTTCGACGCCGATAACATCATGATGACCGTCAACGCCGTGCTGCGGACTACGCAGACCGCTTCAGGCAACTCGCTCGTCCGAGCGAATCGCGGCATTACGATTACCGGCTGGAGCACCATAGACATCGCGACTGCCGGCGTCCTTTCGGTCTACGAGGGAGTCATCACCATGGGCGCGAATGACCTCGTCAAAGCCGGTCCTGGCATCCTGGCCTTGAGCGGGACGACCACCGGGACCAAGACGATTGAAATCCACGAGGGCACCTTGAGGCTCAGGACCAGCTCCGAGCGCATCTCGGATGACCAGCGTGTCTACTTGACGACCAGCGGCACGCTTTTCGACGTGGCCGGCTACACCGAGACCATCGGATCGTTGGCGGGCGAGATCGGCAGCGTGGTGGATATGCGCGGGGCCGGGACGGGGGGTGCCGGTACTTTGAGAGTGAATCGGGACAACACCGGCACCATCATGGCGGGCGTCATCCAGGGGGCCGGCTCAACTCTTATCAAGCAAGGCACGGGCTTCTTGCGGTTGGCGGGCCCGCTGCCCAACACCTATTCCGGGGCCGCGACGATTATCGAGGCGGGAGAGCTCATGCTGGATAAGACCAACGGAGTGACCGCAATCCCGATGAACGTAACCCTGGGCGATGGCGTTGGCACGGATCAGCTTTCACTCTGGAGCCACAATCAGATCGCCGACTCCTCGGTTGTGTCCATCGCCGGCCCTTCCAGCGGCAACAGCGGCAAGTTCAACCTGGGCGGCTACAACGAGACCATCGAGGGAGTTAGCGCGTCGGAAAGTTTCGCGGTCATTCAAAACGCCGAGGCCCCGGCCACCGCCCTCGGCACCTCGACGCTGACGGTGCACAATGCGGGAGACCACACCTTCGCGGGTATTATCCGCGACCATGCCAGCGGCGCCGCCTCGCCGCTTGCGCTGGCCAAGGAGGACACCGGTACCTTTACGCTTACTGGCCCCAACAACACTTATAGCGGCATCACGGCGGTCAAGGCGGGCACACTGACGCTGGATAACGGCTCGATCGGCACCGGCGATGCCACGGTGGAGGCCGGAGCCATACTGCGCGGGAAGGGCACCATGGGCGGCAACCTGATCGTCAAGAGCGGCGGCCTTCTGGCCCCGGGCCTGCTCGCTACAGGTCAGGAATACGGCTCCCTCACTGACCTCAACAACGGCAACGTAACCTTGGAGGCCGGCAGCATGACCGGCGTGGACATAGACCGGGCCTACGCTCACGACCAGGTCCGCGGCATCGGCACGATGACCCAGGGCGGCACGCTGTATGTCACCAACCGGGGCGCAACCCTCCAGGCCAACGACCAGTGGCCCCTCTTCGTCGCTTCGAGTTACAGTGGCGCGCCGTTCGCCGCGATTGTCCCAGCCATGCCCGTGGCCGGGGACCCGGACCTGGTCTGGGACACAGAGCTGCTGCGAACCAACGGCATCCTCCGGGTCCACCACGTGCCCTTCGCTACCAACATTGTCGTGCTTCGCTCCACCAACACCACCTGGAAGATCCCCGTCTCCAAGCTGTTCCCGAATCCTGATCCGCTCGACGGCGAGACGGTGGTGATGAAGAGCTTCGATCACACCTCGGCCAACGGCGGCAGAATCGCCAGCTACCCGTCGCATCCGGGTTACCTCTTCTACTATCCCGCCAACAACAATAACGACGTGTTCAACTACACCGTTGTTGACTCTCGCGGCGCCGAGCGCAGCAAGAGCATCTCGGTCATCATCACTGATTGGTACGGCCAGTCACAGACACCCGCGGTGCCGCCTTCCGGCCCGGTCACGGTCCAGTTCCAGGGCGTGCCGGGCGCCGCCTACGAAGTCCAGCGAGCCACCGCGGCCGACTTCTCAGGCGCGATCCGAAGCTGGTTTATCACTCCCGCCATGAATCCGGGCGGCAAGTTCCACATCGAGGATGATTTCAGCGACCTCGGCAGCCGTCCGTCCGCAGCTTTTTACCGCCTTAAGTACAGCCAGTAG